A genomic segment from Roseibium algicola encodes:
- the coaA gene encoding type I pantothenate kinase: MDQKVATALDMDLSPYQVFTEREWARLRADTPMTLDAHEVAQLQGLNAPVSIEQVETIYLPLSRLLAFYAEATISIFQATQNFLGTRDGKTPFIIGVAGSVSVGKSTTSRVLRELLARWPASPKVDLITTDGFLYPNAVLEAEGLMSKKGFPESFDRPRLLKFLSDIKAGKRFVRAPVYSHFYYDVMPGHTVTVDRPDILIVEGLNVLQTRELPKDGRAVPFVSDFFDFSVYIDADETLLLNWYVDRFMRLRETAFRDPGSYFHKYSRITDQEAVTTANRIWNDINLVNLRENILPTRPRADLILTKDSSHKIAKVALRKI, encoded by the coding sequence ATGGATCAGAAAGTCGCCACGGCCCTGGACATGGATCTGTCCCCCTACCAGGTGTTCACCGAGCGCGAGTGGGCAAGACTGCGTGCGGACACGCCCATGACGCTGGATGCGCACGAGGTGGCCCAGTTGCAGGGCCTCAATGCGCCGGTCTCGATCGAGCAGGTCGAGACAATCTACCTGCCGCTCTCCCGTCTGCTTGCCTTCTATGCCGAAGCAACCATCAGCATCTTTCAGGCAACGCAGAACTTCCTCGGCACCCGCGACGGCAAGACGCCGTTCATCATCGGTGTTGCCGGGTCGGTGTCTGTCGGCAAGTCGACCACCTCGCGCGTCCTGCGTGAGCTTCTGGCCCGCTGGCCGGCCAGTCCCAAGGTCGACCTGATCACCACCGACGGGTTCCTGTATCCAAACGCGGTGCTGGAAGCCGAAGGGCTGATGTCCAAGAAGGGCTTTCCGGAAAGTTTCGACAGGCCACGTCTGCTTAAATTCCTGTCCGACATCAAGGCAGGCAAGCGGTTCGTCCGGGCACCGGTCTATTCGCACTTCTACTACGATGTCATGCCCGGCCACACGGTGACGGTCGACCGCCCCGATATTCTGATTGTCGAAGGCCTCAACGTGCTGCAGACGCGCGAATTGCCCAAGGACGGGCGCGCTGTGCCGTTCGTTTCGGATTTCTTCGACTTCTCGGTCTATATCGATGCCGATGAAACCCTGCTGCTGAACTGGTATGTCGACCGCTTCATGCGCCTGCGCGAGACGGCCTTCCGCGATCCGGGATCCTATTTCCATAAGTATTCGCGGATTACCGATCAGGAAGCCGTCACGACCGCCAATCGCATCTGGAACGACATCAACCTGGTCAACCTGCGCGAAAACATCCTGCCGACGCGGCCCCGCGCCGACCTGATCCTGACCAAGGATTCCAGTCACAAGATTGCCAAGGTCGCCCTGCGCAAGATCTGA